In the genome of Microcoleus vaginatus PCC 9802, the window GTGTTCGAGCGCCCTTGCCTGCGGTAATTGCCCACCGCGTTACTTTAGTTCAAGTAATCGCCAATCTGCTCACCAATGCTATAAAATTTGTGGAAGGCACACCACCCCAAGTGCAGATCTGGGCCGAGGAACTTGAGCTGCCTCAAGAGGGAGAGACAGACAGTGATATAGCGGGAGAATTGGAAAGGGGAACTGTGGGACAGTGGGAACATTCCCAGTTACTGATGGTCAGCCCTGTATTGCCAGTCCCCATAATCCGTCTGTGGGTAGAAGACAATGGTATCGGTATTGCTCAAGAACATCAAAAACGCATTTTTCGGGTTTTTGAACGGCTGCACGGTATCGAATCTTACCCTGGAACAGGTATAGGATTAGCTATTGTAAAAAAAGGAGTCGATCGCATGGGCGGTCAAGTGGGAGTGGAATCTCAAGTAGGACAAGGCAGTCGATTTTGGATACAACTGAGGAAGCATGACCCAAACGCAGACGATTTTGCTAGTGGAAGATAACCCCGTTGATATTCTATTGATGCAGCGGGCATTTCGCAATGAGACTTTTGCTAATACTTCGCTGCAAATTGTCCGAGATGGAGATGCAGCGGTTTTTTATTTAAATGGGGACGGAGAATACAGCGATCGCGATCGCTATCCTTTACCTGCGATAATTTTACTAGACTTGAAATTGCCCAGGCGATCGGGTCACGAGGTTCTAATTTGGCTGAGGCAGCAGCCGGAACTAAAACGCTTGCCGGTGGTTATGCTTACTTCTTCTAGGCAAACACTTGATGTCAAGCGAGCTTACGATTTAGGGGCAAATTCTTATTTGGTTAAACCAGTCGGGTTTGCTTCTTTATTGGAAATGATGCAGAGTTTTAACGAGTATTGGCTCAACTATACCGAACTGCCGGAATCTAGAGAATTTTCTGGTTTGTAGTGGCGGTTTTCCCCGGTTTTTCTGCGTCGTTTTCTCGTTACCAGGCTCTTTCGGTTAACGATAAAATTAAATTTCTCCTGAGGAAGCCCGTCCTCTATAATCTTAAAGGGGCGACCTCCAACATTTTTATGATGCGCGATAGATCCGCACTTTATCTAACAGCCCAATAATCAATTGTTAAAGTGTTACACATTCTAGTAATTGACGATAACCCAACGGATCGGATGCTCGTCAAACGCGAGTTAGAGCGACAATTC includes:
- a CDS encoding response regulator, whose protein sequence is MTQTQTILLVEDNPVDILLMQRAFRNETFANTSLQIVRDGDAAVFYLNGDGEYSDRDRYPLPAIILLDLKLPRRSGHEVLIWLRQQPELKRLPVVMLTSSRQTLDVKRAYDLGANSYLVKPVGFASLLEMMQSFNEYWLNYTELPESREFSGL